One stretch of Brettanomyces nanus chromosome 4, complete sequence DNA includes these proteins:
- the FPR1 gene encoding FK506 binding protein proline rotamase rapamycin-binding protein, translating to MSSELKIEVIAPGDGKTFPQTGDLVTVHYTGTLENGKKFDSSRDRHKPFQFRLGLGMVIAGWDQGFAKMSLGEKAILTIPGHMAYGDRGFPGLIPPNATLIFDVEMLKIN from the coding sequence ATGTCTTCAGAGCTAAAAATTGAAGTGATCGCCCCTGGGGACGGCAAAACTTTCCCTCAAACAGGCGACTTAGTCACTGTCCACTACACGGGTACTTTAGAGAACGGCAAGAAGTTCGACTCTTCCAGAGACAGACACAAACCTTTCCAGTTCAGACTCGGCCTCGGTATGGTGATCGCTGGTTGGGATCAAGGTTTTGCCAAAATGTCTCTTGGTGAAAAGGCCATCTTAACTATTCCTGGTCATATGGCTTACGGTGACAGAGGATTTCCTGGTTTAATTCCTCCTAATGCTACCTTGATCTTTGACGTtgagatgttgaagattAACTAA